A genomic segment from Sparus aurata chromosome 20, fSpaAur1.1, whole genome shotgun sequence encodes:
- the kcnj16a gene encoding inward rectifier potassium channel 16 — protein MHKQYTSVSPTDDITVRTENGPRPKKYRYIRKEGNCNVVFRHVPEEWLLFVTDIFTTLVEIRWRVMFLIFALSYILSWLFFGILFWVIALAHGDIQDHNTDPCVYEVRSFTAAFLFSLETQTTIGYGFRGMSENCMIAIIVVTVQDVISCFIDTFVIGIVVAKMASARKRAQTVGFSNCAVINLRDGFLCLSWRVGDFRRHHLVEGRACAQIVYSTVHATGKIDVTYEDLVIQQKDIVLVTPTTVFHRIEPSSPLYDMSLVDLRNADFELVASFTYTDDSTGMLHQSRTSYTTAEILWGHLFQEMIRVSRRNYRVDYTLFNHTAKVLVPEVSAEEYEIKKQLRLSPRHSPRHSPRSSPRHSPRSSSRNSPRSSPRPSPRSQHHENLLKPPTVTVELVNDSQTGSTDSTSQADDKHRDTLALPNDLTSSEI, from the coding sequence ATGCATAAACAATATACATCAGTGAGTCCCACCGATGACATCACTGTAAGGACTGAGAATGGACCTCGTCCAAAGAAATACCGCTACATACGCAAGGAGGGCAACTGTAACGTCGTGTTCAGGCATGTTCCTGAGGAGTGGCTGTTGTTTGTGACCGACATCTTCACCACTTTGGTGGAGATCAGATGGAGGGTGATGTTCCTGATCTTCGCACTGTCTTACATCCTGTCCTGGCTCTTCTTTGGCATCCTCTTCTGGGTCATCGCTCTCGCTCACGGTGACATCCAAGATCACAACACTGATCCCTGCGTGTACGAGGTGCGCAGCTTCACAGCTGCTTTCCTCTTCTCGCTTGAAACTCAAACCACCATCGGCTACGGTTTCAGAGGAATGTCCGAGAACTGCATGATCGCCATCATCGTTGTTACTGTACAAGATGTCATCAGCTGCTTCATTGACACATTTGTCATCGGAATTGTTGTCGCCAAAATGGCCTCTGCCAGAAAGAGGGCACAGACAGTGGGCTTCAGCAACTGCGCCGTCATCAACCTTCGGGATGGTTTCTTGTGTCTTTCCTGGAGAGTTGGGGACTTCCGCAGGCACCACCTGGTGGAGGGGAGGGCTTGTGCCCAAATTGTCTACTCAACGGTACATGCCACAGGGAAAATAGACGTCACCTACGAAGATCTGGTCATCCAGCAGAAAGACATCGTCCTGGTCACACCTACAACCGTCTTCCATAGGATTGAACCCAGCAGTCCTCTATACGATATGAGTTTGGTCGATCTACGGAATGCTGACTTCGAGCTGGTGGCGTCTTTTACCTACACGGACGACTCCACAGGTATGCTGCATCAAAGCCGAACCTCATACACTACAGCTGAAATCCTCTGGGGTCACCTGTTCCAGGAGATGATCCGGGTCAGCAGGAGGAACTATCGGGTGGATTACACCTTGTTCAATCACACTGCTAAAGTGCTGGTGCCTGAGGTCAGCGCTGAGGAGTATGAAATCAAGAAGCAACTGCGGCTTTCTCCTAGACATTCCCCACGGCATTCACCTAGATCTTCACCCAGACATTCACCTAGATCCTCATCACGAAATTCACCTAGATCCTCCCCGCGCCCCTCTCCAAGGTCTCAGCATCATGAAAACCTTCTGAAACCTCCGACGGTAACTGTAGAGCTTGTGAATGATAGTCAAACTGGATCAACTGATTCAACATCTCAAGCCGACGATAAACATCGGGACACATTGGCTCTGCCAAATGACCTCACAAGTTCAGAAATATAG
- the kcnj2a gene encoding inward rectifier potassium channel 2a yields MGSVRASRYSIVSSEEDGMKLATMAVPNGYGNGKSKVHTRHQPQSRFVKKDGHCNVQFINVSEKGQRYLADIFTTCVDIRWRWMFIIFCLAFLLSWLFFGCVFWLVAIFHGDLENDTQKCVSNVSSFTAAFLFSIETQTTIGYGYRYVTDECPVAVFMVVFQSIVGCIIDAFIIGAVMAKMAKPKKRNETLVFSHNATVAMRDNKLCLMWRVGNLRKSHLVEAHVRAQLLKSRTTAEGEYIPLDQMDIDVGFDSGVDRIFLVSPITIVHEIDEDSPFYDMSKQDLENSEFEIVVILEGMVEATAMTTQCRSSYVAGEILWGHRFEPVLFEEKNYYKVDYSRFHKTYEVPSTPLCSARDLAEKKYILSTSNSFCYENEMALENKEDTDEGNGGSVGPDGTQTDNISENEHSQATVPLEPRPLRRESEI; encoded by the coding sequence ATGGGAAGCGTGCGAGCCAGCCGCTACAGCATTGTGTCATCAGAGGAGGACGGCATGAAGCTTGCCACTATGGCAGTACCCAACGGCTACGGGAACGGCAAGAGTAAGGTTCACACGAGGCACCAGCCGCAGAGCAGATTTGTAAAGAAAGACGGTCACTGCAACGTGCAGTTCATCAACGTGAGCGAGAAGGGTCAGCGGTACTTGGCTGACATCTTCACCACTTGCGTGGACATCCGCTGGAGGTGGATGTTCATCATCTTCTGCCTCGCCTTCCTGCTGTCGTGGCTCTTCTTCGGCTGCGTCTTCTGGCTGGTGGCCATTTTCCACGGGGACTTAGAGAACGACACCCAGAAGTGCGTCTCCAATGTGAGCAGCTTCACCGCGGCCTTCCTGTTCTCCATTGAGACTCAAACCACTATTGGCTACGGCTACAGATACGTGACAGACGAGTGCCCCGTGGCTGTTTTCATGGTGGTTTTCCAGAGCATTGTTGGCTGCATCATTGACGCCTTCATCATTGGTGCCGTCATGGCAAAGATGGCAAAGCCCAAGAAGAGGAATGAGACTTTGGTTTTTAGCCACAATGCCACGGTGGCCATGAGGGACAACAAGCTCTGTCTGATGTGGCGTGTGGGCAACTTGAGGAAGAGTCACCTGGTTGAGGCGCATGTGCGGGCACAACTTCTAAAATCCCgtacaacagcagagggcgAGTACATCCCGCTTGATCAGATGGACATAGATGTTGGCTTCGACAGTGGAGTCGACCGCATCTTCCTGGTCTCCCCCATCACCATCGTCCACGAGATCGACGAGGACAGCCCCTTCTACGACATGAGCAAACAGGACCTGGAGAACTCAGAGTTCGAAATCGTTGTCATCTTGGAGGGAATGGTCGAGGCAACTGCCATGACCACGCAGTGCCGCAGCTCCTACGTCGCCGGCGAGATCCTCTGGGGCCATCGGTTCGAGCCGGTGCTCTTCGAGGAGAAGAACTACTACAAGGTGGACTATTCCCGATTCCATAAGACATACGAGGTGCCAAGCACCCCTCTGTGCAGCGCAAGAGACCTTGCAGAGAAAAAATATATTCTCTCAACCTCCAACTCCTTCTGCTACGAAAATGAGATGGCGCTGGAGAACAAAGAGGACACGGACGAGGGGAACGGGGGCAGCGTTGGGCCCGACGGCACCCAGACGGACAACATCTCAGAGAACGAGCACAGCCAAGCCACGGTGCCGCTGGAGCCCCGGCCTCTGAGACGAGAATCAGAAATATGA